One segment of Setaria viridis chromosome 4, Setaria_viridis_v4.0, whole genome shotgun sequence DNA contains the following:
- the LOC117854277 gene encoding probable DNA helicase MCM9, with protein sequence MSSSEKKKKEDEAQVGALAGFLQDSYSDNIHSILLDDDPSKLHFPLVIEFAELMDFDPKFAGKLYSYPDKYLSLLDKAARCVKGDMIEELGDLKHAASKKLVHVRIDVSGSPLEFPEASPSIGKVRANHMKKLITLKGTVIRSGGVKMIERERYYMCKKCQHRFLLYPELEAGNRINLPALCPSESSRGCGSASFQFIEGTTVCRDYQEIKIQENVQLLGVGSIPRSMPVILMDDLVDNIKAGDDVIITGILSAKWSPDIKDVRSNLDPMLLANYVRRTNELKSDIDIPAETEEEFKHFWKKYRLTPLKGRNFILEGICPQIFGLFTVKLAVALTLIGGVQHVDASGTKVRGEPHMLLVGDPGTGKSQFLKFAAKLSSRSVITTGLGSTSAGLTVTAVKDGGEWMLEAGALVLADGGLCCIDEFDSMREHDRTTIHEAMEQQTISIAKAGLVTTLSSRTTVFGATNPKGQYDPDESLSVNTTLSGPLLSRFDIVLVLLDTQNSDWDKIVSSHILKENFDEKKDKTNASDVKWTLPKLRRYINYVKRFKPVLTKEAERVISSYYQLQRRSGTHNAARTTVRMLESLIRLAQAHARLMFRNEVEQLDAIAAILCIESSTTTSPIVDIVGNALHSNFTDNPDEEYKTQEKEILKKLGLIEGSP encoded by the exons atGTCGTcgtcggagaagaagaagaaggaggatgAAGCCCAGGTGGGTGCGCTTGCGGGCTTCCTCCAAGACTCCTACTCCGACAACATTCACAGCATCCTCCTCGACGACGACCCATCGAAGCTCCATTTCCCGCTCGTTATTGA ATTCGCGGAGCTTATGGACTTCGACCCCAAGTTCGCCGGGAAACTCTACTCCTATCCCGACAAGTACCTCTCCTTACTCGACAAGGCCGCTCGATGTGTGAAG GGTGATATGATCGAGGAATTGGGTGATTTGAAACACGCAGCATCGAAGAAGTTAGTGCACGTACGTATCGACGTCTCTGGATCACCGCTAGAATTCCCTG AGGCGTCCCCGAGTATTGGAAAGGTGAGGGCGAATCACATGAAGAAATTGATTACCCTGAAGGGAACTGTGATCAGATCGGGTGGCGTCAAGATGATTGAGCGAGAGAGGTATTACATGTGCAAGAAGTGTCAGCACAG ATTCCTGCTTTATCCTGAGCTGGAGGCTGGGAATCGTATAAACCTTCCTGCATTGTGTCCATCGGAG AGTTCAAGAGGATGTGGAAGTGCTTCTTTCCAGTTCATAGAAGGTACTACCGTCTGCCGTGATTACCAAGAAATCAAAATTCAAGAAAATGTACAACTTCTGGGTGTTGGATCTATACCCCGTTCGATGCCTGTAATTTTGATGGATGACCTTGTCGATAACATTAAAGCTGGAG ATGATGTCATTATTACGGGTATATTATCTGCCAAATGGTCTCCTGATATTAAGGATGTGCGATCCAATCTTGATCCTATGCTGCTTGCCAATTATGTGAG GAGAACAAATGAGCTGAAATCTGATATAGACATTCCTGCGGAAACTGAAGAGGAGTTTAAGCATTTCTGGAAAAAATACAGGCTTACTCCACTAAAAG GAAGAAACTTTATCTTGGAAGGCATCTGTCCTCAAATTTTTGGGCTATTCACTGTAAAGCTTGCAG TTGCTCTTACATTAATTGGTGGAGTGCAGCATGTTGATGCTTCTGGAACAAAGGTTCGTGGAGAACCCCATATGCTTCTTGTTGGTGATCCAG GTACTGGTAAATCTCAGTTTTTAAAGTTTGCTGCTAAATTGAGCAGCCGCTCTGTGATCACAACTGGCCTTGGAAGCACCAGTGCTGGTTTAACTGTTACAGCTGTCAAGGATGGAG GAGAGTGGATGCTTGAGGCTGGTGCTCTTGTTCTGGCTGATGGTGGTTTATGCTGCATTGATGAATTCGACAG CATGCGAGAGCACGACAGAACAACAATACATGAAGCCATGGAGCAACAGACAATAAGTATTGCAAAG GCTGGATTAGTCACAACACTCAGTTCAAGGACTACTGTCTTTGGTGCCACGAATCCAAAAGGGCAATATGACCCTGATGAAA GCTTATCTGTGAATACAACACTTTCAGGACCACTGTTGAGTAGATTTGATATAGTTCTTGTTCTCTTGGATACACAAAATTCTGATTGGGATAAAATAGTTTCATCTCATATATTGAAGGAG AATTTTGATGAAAAGAAAGACAAGACAAATGCTTCTGATGTAAAATGGACGCTCCCCAAGTTGAGAAG GTACATCAATTATGTAAAGCGGTTTAAACCAGTTTTGACAAAGGAGGCAGAAAGAGTTATCTCGAGCTATTATCAGCTTCAGAGAAGATCAGGAACACATAATGCAG CAAGAACAACGGTACGCATGCTTGAAAGTTTGATAAGGCTTGCACAAG CACATGCAAGGCTAATGTTCAGAAATGAGGTTGAACAACTAGACGCCATTGCTGCCATATTGTGCATTGAATCCTCCACGACAACATCTCCAATAGTGGACATTGTTGGAAATGCTCTGCACTCAAATTTTACAGATAACCCTGACGAAGAAT ATAAAACACAGGAGAAGGAGATCCTTAAGAAGCTTGGACTAATTGAAGGTTCCCCATAA
- the LOC117853937 gene encoding RNA-binding protein CP29B, chloroplastic produces the protein MAAALFSTSLSPHFLTLSSPKPAVTVASAFLPFRLPLRVVSAPGRRVFEPVAVAVSSEYETEGVEQQEEEGTEELSEDLKLFIGNLPFNVDSAQLTGLFEQAGSVEMVEVYTS, from the coding sequence ATGGCCGCCGCGCTCTTCTCCACCTCCCTCTCGCCCCACTTCCTCACCCTATCCTCCCCGAAGCCCGCTGTGACCGTGGCCTCCGCCTTCCTCCCCTTCAGGCTGCCGCTGCGCGTGGTGTCGGCACCGGGGCGGCGGGTGTTTGAGCCCGTGGCCGTCGCGGTGTCGTCCGAGTACGAGACCGAGGGcgtggagcagcaggaggaggagggaaccGAGGAGTTGTCCGAGGACTTGAAGCTGTTCATCGGGAATCTGCCCTTCAACGTCGACAGCGCGCAGCTCACCGGGCTCTTCGAGCAGGCCGGCTCCGTCGAGATGGTCGAGGTATATACGAGTTAA